The genome window CTAGCATTAGGGCTACTCAAGCTAAGACGATTTTAGAATTTATTGCGCGTGCAAAACAAGCCCAACCAAAAGGACAAATCGTTATAGACAATGTCAAAGCGTATAATTCTATAGTATTAGAAGAAGGTGATGTAGTAAATGTACCTAGTAAAAATAATCTTGTTTTAGTTCAAGGTGAAGTTTCTATACCAGGTGCATTTGTGTATATGGATAAAGAAAAATTAAGATATTATATCAACCTAGCGGGTGGTTTTAGTGATAGGGCGGATATATCAAGAGTTTTGGTAATCAACGCTAATGGTAAAGCAACTAAATACAGCGGTAGAAGCTCAGCAGATATCAAAGCAGGAGATTCTATTTTAGTTTTACCAAAAGTAGATAGTCAAAATTTACAAATCTTTAGCATGTTAACACAAATTTTGTACCAAATAGCTATTGCAACTAATGTAGTGTTAAATATATAGGAATTTAGATGAGCCAAATTGATGCGATTAAAATAGCCAAAGAAGTTTTTGAAATAGAATCAAAAACGATTTTAGATTTATGTGATAATTTAGATGAAGGTTTTAATAAAGCCATTGAGCTGATTTTATCTATCAAAGGCAGATGTGTAGTAAGTGGCATGGGTAAGTCAGGCCATATAGGAGCTAAGATAGCTGCAACCTTGGCTAGCACAGGCACTCCAAGCTTTTTTATGCATCCAGGTGAAGCATTACATGGAGATCTTGGTATGCTTACAAGCGAGGATGTGCTTTTGACTATCTCAAATTCAGGAGAAACTGAAGAGGTTTTAAAACTCATACCGGTGATCAAAAAAAGAAAAATTCCTTTAATTGTTATGGCGGGAAATCAAAACTCTACTTTAGCTAAGCAAGCAGATGTTTTTATAAATATAGCAGTAAAAAAAGAAGCTTGCCCACTCCAGCTTGCTCCAACTTCTTCTACTACAGCTACCTTAGCTATGGGTGATGCTATAGCAGTGACTTTGATGAGAGCAAGGAAATTTAGACCTGATGATTTTGCTTTATTTCATCCAGGAGGAAGCTTAGGTAGAAAGCTTTTAACTAGAGTGGGTGATTTGATGGTGTCAAATAATCTACCTATAGTAAGTCCTGAGAGTGAATTTAATGAGCTAGTTGATGTGATGACTAGTGGTAAATTAGGACTTTGTATAGTACTTGAGAATAAAAAATTAGTCGGGATCATCACAGATGGTGATTTAAGAAGAGCTTTAAGGGCAAATGATAAGCCAAGATTTGATTTTAAAGCTAAAGAAATCATGAGCGATAGTCCAAAAACCATAGAAGCAAGTGCTATGGCAAGTGAAGCAGAAGAGCTTATGCTAAAATATAAAATCAAAGAAATAGTTGTTACTCAAGATGAAAAAATAGTAGGCATTATACAACTTTATGCGATAGGCAATGTGTGAAGCTTTCTATTATCATACCTTTTGGTTTAAGTAAGGAAAGAATTTATATAAAAGATCGTGTTAGTCAAAAAGCATGCGAGTTTAAAAGTGATGATAGAATTGAATATATTTTTGTTGAAGGATATTCTTCTTTAGAAAATGATTTAAAACAGATCATTGAAGAAAATGGGCATATTTATCTTAAAGATGAAAGTCAAAAAGATTTTTTCTCGCAAGGAAAATGCCGTAATCTCGGTGCATCTTTTGCAAATTCAGATGTAGTGATGTTTTTAGATGTGGATTATTATTTATCACAGCGATCTTTGGAGTATATTTTAGATCTTATTAATGTTAAAGAAATAGCTTTAAAGCCAAATTATATTTTATCTTTACCAGTTGTATTTTTAAACCAAAAGGGTAGTAAGTTTATCGAAACTCAAGATAAAAAATTATGGGATGGTTTGATAAAGAATGATTTAATTAGCGGAAAAAAAGAGTGGATCAAATTTTTTGCCCCAAGTTCTACTTCTAGTATAGTGATTAATAAGCATAAATTTTTAACGCTTGGTGGAAATGATGAGCAATTTATAGGTCATGGATATGAGGATTTTGATCTTTTGGCAAGAATTTTATATTCTTGTATTGATTTAGAACAAATACCAGCTAATTTAAACTATGATGCAAGAAATTGGAATTTTAAAAATTTTGAAGGTTTTAGAGCCTGGTTTGCTTTGCTTGGATATGAAGTAAGTTTTCATGGGGTGTATTTATATCATTTTTATCATGATGAACCAAATCAAAATGGTTATATGGATAATAAGCACAAAAATCATCAAAGATTTTACAAGCATATATCAAATATCAAAGCGCATTCTATAAAGCATTTATGTGATAAAAGTGTTTATCAATATAATGTTTTATTTATTCACTCTAATGAAACATTATATTCCATAAAAGAAATACTACCTTATATAGGTAATATTATATATGTAAACGAAGATAGTTTAATTTACAAAAGCCAAAAAAAACTCGAAAGTATAATCACAGAAAAACAAATTCATAAAGTTTTGCTTTTAAATGAGTACATTAAAAACAAAAATTTATTAGACTTTTTTCAAAAACTAGATTTAGAGATTGTTTATTTTGAAAAAGGAATTTTACCAGAGTCTTATTTGATAACTAGCAACAAAAATAAAATGTTAGAATTTGATAAAACTTTATATCAAGATGAAATAACGCAAGCAAGATTGTATTTAAAAAGCTTGTCAAAAGAAGACAATGATAAAATTTTAAATCTTATGGTAGAAAAAAATATAGATAAAAATGATTTAGATTTTTTTGTAAATTTTTTAATTAATGATTTATACTGTTTTGGCAAAAAAGAACAAGAAATTATAAAATTTTATAAAATAAATTTAGAAAATAAAAAAATATTTTTTAAAGATATTCGAAAAAGCAAATATAGTTTAAATTCCTTGATTTATAAGCCTTTTATATACGAGATTTCGTCATTTTCATTTATAAAAATGTTCAATAAATATATAGGTTTAAAGTTTATACAAACTAAATTTTCTCACACAAAATTTTATCGTTTACTTCAAAAATTTTTTTATAATCCAAAAGCGTTTTTTAATGATTCTAAATTTTTTAAAAAGTTTAAAAATGCAAACTAAAACCATCGGCGTAGTAATCCCCATATACAATGTAGAAAAATATCTAAAAGAATGTTTAGATAGTGTAATCAATCAAACTTATACTAACTTAGAAATCATACTAGTAAATGATGGCAGCACGGATGAAAACTCACTCAATATTGCAAAAGAATACACTTTAAAAGATAAAAGAATCACTCTTTTTGATAAAAAAAATGGTGGACAAAGCACAGCAAGAAATGTAGGTATAGAATATTTTAGCGGAGAATATAAACTCAAAAACAAAACCCAAACTATAAAAGAAAATTCTTTAATAGAATTTAATATAGAGGATAATAATCCTTATGAAATATATACTGTATATAAAAGCTATAAAGCTTTTAATGATGAACAAGATTTAACAAGCTTTACTTATCCTATTATAGATTATATTATCTTTTTAGATTCTGATGATTATTGGGAATTAAACTGCATAGAAGAATGTGTACCTAGAATGGATGGGGTAGATGCGTTGTGGTTTGATTATAGGCCTTTATACGATAAAGTCAAAAGAAAACATATTAGCCAAATGACTTATTTTGATTATAAAAATGAGATTATTATCACACCTAAAGAATGGCTAGAGAAGGCTAGAGAAAGAAAACTTTTTTATTTTTGGTTTG of Campylobacter lari contains these proteins:
- a CDS encoding KpsF/GutQ family sugar-phosphate isomerase, which encodes MSQIDAIKIAKEVFEIESKTILDLCDNLDEGFNKAIELILSIKGRCVVSGMGKSGHIGAKIAATLASTGTPSFFMHPGEALHGDLGMLTSEDVLLTISNSGETEEVLKLIPVIKKRKIPLIVMAGNQNSTLAKQADVFINIAVKKEACPLQLAPTSSTTATLAMGDAIAVTLMRARKFRPDDFALFHPGGSLGRKLLTRVGDLMVSNNLPIVSPESEFNELVDVMTSGKLGLCIVLENKKLVGIITDGDLRRALRANDKPRFDFKAKEIMSDSPKTIEASAMASEAEELMLKYKIKEIVVTQDEKIVGIIQLYAIGNV
- a CDS encoding galactosyltransferase-related protein; protein product: MKLSIIIPFGLSKERIYIKDRVSQKACEFKSDDRIEYIFVEGYSSLENDLKQIIEENGHIYLKDESQKDFFSQGKCRNLGASFANSDVVMFLDVDYYLSQRSLEYILDLINVKEIALKPNYILSLPVVFLNQKGSKFIETQDKKLWDGLIKNDLISGKKEWIKFFAPSSTSSIVINKHKFLTLGGNDEQFIGHGYEDFDLLARILYSCIDLEQIPANLNYDARNWNFKNFEGFRAWFALLGYEVSFHGVYLYHFYHDEPNQNGYMDNKHKNHQRFYKHISNIKAHSIKHLCDKSVYQYNVLFIHSNETLYSIKEILPYIGNIIYVNEDSLIYKSQKKLESIITEKQIHKVLLLNEYIKNKNLLDFFQKLDLEIVYFEKGILPESYLITSNKNKMLEFDKTLYQDEITQARLYLKSLSKEDNDKILNLMVEKNIDKNDLDFFVNFLINDLYCFGKKEQEIIKFYKINLENKKIFFKDIRKSKYSLNSLIYKPFIYEISSFSFIKMFNKYIGLKFIQTKFSHTKFYRLLQKFFYNPKAFFNDSKFFKKFKNAN